AGTGTCCAGGAAGGGCGTCAGTGACTGTAACTGAGCTCCTACTGCCTACATGTAGATTATTGCAAATCAGCCTATCAGTAAGTGCTTTTATACTGTGTAATCAAATATAAAACAGTGAGACTTAGAGAGGCTGAATAACTTACTCAAGAATGCACTGCTTAAGTGCTCGAGAGATGAGTcactgattaaggcacttgcctacaaagcacaaGCACCCAGGTcagcttcccagtacccatgtaaagccaaatgcacaaaggggtgcacgcatccggagttcacttgcagcagctggtggccctagtgcacacccatgctctctgtatgtctgtctcttttctctctgtctttctctgcttgcaaataaatgaatgaataaaggaataaatacatattatttttaaaaagaagaatgcaCTGCTAACAAAGGTAAAAACACACAGTCTGCTTTTAAACTACTTGCTGTTGTTTCTACATGAGATCAAAACAGTTCTCTATCCTTGAGGCATTTATAGTGTGTACTAATGAAAacttccacacacaaaaaaaaaacaacttttaaaactttACGAAAAGTGCAAAGGTCTTTTTGCCACCTTTGGGCAGATTTTTGGTTGGGGACGTACTCAGTTGGCGGAAATCACTTGCTTGACACTTGGTTAGACTTCCTCCAAGTCAAACTCTCTTGTCCTGTCCTCCGTCCTTCTCTAGTCCTCTTTCTATCCTCCGTCTCTCCTTCTATCCTCCCTATTTAATGTATAGAGGATCTGATTATGTTgtctttctttgatttatttgattattttgatttatttctccTACCTAGATAATTACTAGAGACCCCCAAAGTTCATACAGTGAAATTTCAAGGAAAAGATATGGGAAGGAAGAGTACCTGGTTGCAAATGAAGCCAACTATTGATGGGAGGCTGGTGAGCCTGGGCGCCTTCCTTAGCACTTTCTGGCATTTAAGGGATGCAGGATTCCAAAAGCACATTCACTCCATTCTGCTGTTGTTAATCTCATCTTTCCGTGATTAACAACCCAGTTCATTATGTTTTCAGCTCACATTAATCATCTCTTCTGCGAGTTTGGTAACATTTGGAGTCATTTCCCTCTGTATTTATCCATCTGGGATCTTTATAAAAGATAAGTTTGCATAAAGCCATTGGATGCTCATTACTGAGAGTTAATGCTCTCCTTCTTCCTCAGATCCTGGGAAGGAAGTTCTATAGTCAGGCATGCAGGGTCCTCCACTGAGCTCTGTGAGGTCCCAACATGGAGCAAAACCCACAACACAGGGAGCCAGGACACTAAAACACACTAAAAGAAATGCTCACTGGTCCTGTCTGTGCTCTGAGCAGATGGGAGTGGAGGTAACTGCTGGGGTGGAGAATGGTGAAATTAATGAGTCAGAGCAAAGACTTTGGCTAGATTCTTGTCTTTATACCTCTAGGCTGTGGGACCTTGGACAAGTCACATGATCTCTCTCTGTGAACTGGTCCCAAAGAAGAGTCCCCTCTCCTATATCAGAGAGTAGCTCTGAGTGCCAGTTTATCATATCATATTATCTCGCTCTTGACTATTGAGGAAGCTCCaggattttgttttctctgtggcTCCTTGCAACACTAACACTAATGTAATGTTtatattagaaagaaaaagtatttggGGGAAATTCTGTGCTGCTTTTCAACACAAACAGCTtaaatacacatatgtacatgtatgtatagtATGTATATAAACACTGTGTATAAAACAGTATATGCTGgtatataatatgtacatatattagaCTCTAATGTGCATTTGATAACATATACTAGATAACACAGTCTGTGGGGGAAGTCTAGCGGCCAATATTTCTTAATTATCCTttacttaaactattttttaatttatttatgtgtaatcagagagaaaaagagagagagaatgggtgtgtcagggcctccagccactgcaaatgaactcctgagtcatgtgtcaccctgtgcatctggctttatgtgggcactgggtaattgaacctaggtctttaggctttgcaggcaagtaccttaaccatgattcatctttccagcccctaattattcctttattttaaaataagttacaGGTGTATGTCCTATTTGAAAATCTTTTGGCAGAAGACATGTTTATGCAGTTAAGAGCATCTTCCCAAGTACAAGTGACTCTCAGGAgtcatttctttatatatatattttatttatttatttgagagagagatagagaaggagagaaagagagagaatgggcacaccaggtcctccagccactgcaaacgaactccagatgcatgcatcctgtgtatctggcttacatctggagaactgaaccacaatcctttggctttgcaggcaaacaccttaactgctaagccatctctccagcccgatttcttAATCCAAGTAATAGAACTCCTTTAGAGATAATATTCTAAGTTTGCTATGACAGACATTCCCATCTATGGACTTTAACCATGAAATATTGTTATTTCTCATTGCTGCCCAAGTTCAGGACTTCATTACATAATGCTTTCGTTACAGTAGGAAGGCTCtgatataattaaattttatcatCATAGAAGGAGTCCTGCAAAGGAGTAGAAGGGATAAAAGTGgaactgtttgttttaattctgtCCAGTTGAAGACAGGTGACAGCATTTGCAAATGTCCTCTATTTTCAGTCCTTGCCTGGCACCTGGGTTTCAGCAGGAATTCCTATTATGCAAGTAACTCCCAGCGGCCTTGACGGAAATTACCTGCATAACCAGCCCTGCTGCTTGTGTGCACTGCCAGACACCTGAGAGCACTTAATTGCCATGGACTTCCCTTTGCAAAGGAGCTAATTCCATCTCTTCCCTTTCCTGCAGGTTCCCAAGCAAGGGCAGGAAGAGTGGAGAGGCGCGTGTGATAGGTGCAGCCTTCTGAGTCACCACGAAGGAAGTCAGCAGTGCGCGCGGAGCCGGAACCATTGCCACACTCGGAGTCAATGAGGGATGGACGTGTGATTATGCTGACATTCCAGCATGAATCTGGTAGACCTGTGGCTAACTCGTTCCCTCTCCATGTGTCTCCTCCTCCAGAGTTTTGTTCTGATGATACTGTGCTTCCATTCTGCCAGTATGTGTCCCAAGGGCTGTCTTTGTTCTTCCTCCGGGGGCTTAAATGTCACCTGTAGCAATGCAAATCTCAAGGAAATACCTAGAGATCTTCCTCCTGAAACGGTCTTGCTGTACCTGGACTCCAATCAGATCACATCCATCCCGAATGAGATTTTTAAGGACCTCCACCAGCTGAGAGTTCTCAACTTGTCCAAAAACGGCATTGAGTTCATTGACGAGCACGCTTTCAAAGGAGTCGCTGAGACCTTACAGACTCTGGACCTGTCAGACAACCGGATTCAAAGCGTGCACAAAAACGCCTTCAATAACCTGAAGGCCAGAGCCAGAATTGCCAACAACCCCTGGCACTGTGACTGCACGCTCCAGCAGGTTCTGAGGAGCATGGCGTCCAATCACGAGACGGCGCACAATGTGATCTGCAAGACCTCCGTGTTGGATGAGCATGCCGGGAG
This genomic interval from Jaculus jaculus isolate mJacJac1 chromosome 16, mJacJac1.mat.Y.cur, whole genome shotgun sequence contains the following:
- the Lrrc3b gene encoding leucine-rich repeat-containing protein 3B; the protein is MNLVDLWLTRSLSMCLLLQSFVLMILCFHSASMCPKGCLCSSSGGLNVTCSNANLKEIPRDLPPETVLLYLDSNQITSIPNEIFKDLHQLRVLNLSKNGIEFIDEHAFKGVAETLQTLDLSDNRIQSVHKNAFNNLKARARIANNPWHCDCTLQQVLRSMASNHETAHNVICKTSVLDEHAGRPFLNAANDADLCNLPKKTTDYAMLVTMFGWFTMVISYVVYYVRQNQEDARRHLEYLKSLPSRQKKADEPDDISTVV